The Halobacterium hubeiense genome contains the following window.
GCCCGGCGTCGGCGTGGACGCCGACCGGCTCTAAGGCAGAGAATACAGTACGGCGCGGCTACCAGGTCAGTCCGTCGTACGTGATGCCGTCGCGGCGTTCGACGATGCGCCGGCCGTCGACGACCACGGGTTCAGCCATCGCATCGAATTCCTCGTCGAGTGCGGCGAACTCGTCCCAGTCCGTGACGAACACGGCGCCGGATGCGCCGTCGAGTGCTGCTCGCGCGCTGTCCGTATACTCGACGTCGGGGCGTTTCTCGGCCATTTTCTCGGTCGCGACCGGGTCGTACGCGACGACGTCGGCGCCACGGTCGTGGAGGCCGTCGATGACCGGAATCGCGCGCGTCCCACGGATGTCGTCGGTGCCAGGCTTGAACGAAAGGCCGAGCACGGCGACGCGCTCGCCGTCGACGTCGACGTGGTCGTCGAGCAGCGAGAGGAGGCGTTCGGGCTGGCGGTCGTTGACCTCGACGGCGGCTTCGAGGACCGCGGGGTCGTAGCCTTCGTCCTTGGCCGCAGAGATAATTGCAGCCGTATCTTTGGGAAAACAACTTCCGCCCCACCCCACTCCAGAACGGAGGAACTGGCCGCTGATGCGGTCGTCGTGTGCGATGGCGTCAGCGACCTTGTAGGCGTCGACGCCGAACTCCTTGCAGATGTTCCCGATGTCGTTGATGAGGCTGACTTTCGCCGCGAGGAAGCCGTTGTTCGCGTACTTGATCATCTCGGCCTCGCGCAGCCCCGTCTCGACGACCGCTGGATCGCCGTCGGCAGCATCGACGAGCGGCTCGTAGACGTCGTGGAGCACGTCGTAGGCCGCCTCGTCGGTCGCGCCGTAAACGACCTTATCCGGATGCAGGAAGTCCTCGACGGCCGTCCCCATGCGGAGGAATTCGGGATTCATCGCGAGCGTCGCGCCGTCGAACCCGCCGCGTTCGAGCGCCGGCGCGACGACGTCCTCAGTCGTGCCGGGGACAACCGTGCTCTTCACGACGACGACGTGGTCGTCCTTGCCCGCGAGCGCTTCGCCAAGTGACTCGGCGCCCGCCTGCATAATCGAGGTGTCGATGCGGCCATCCTCTTCAGAGGGCGTCGGCAACGCGAGAAACGTCACGTCCGTCTCGCGCACCGCATCGTAGTCCGTCGTCGCTCGTAGTTGGTCGCCCGCGTGCTCGGCGATGCGTTCCTCGAGCCCGGGCTCGTGAATCGGCGCGCGCCCGTCGTTGATGGTGTCGACGATGTCCTCGTCGACGTCCACGTTCACGACGGAGTGCCCGAGGTCCGCGAAACACGCCGCGACAGTCGTGCCGACGTAGCCGCTGCCGACGATGCTGACGTTCACGTTGAGTCCACCTTGCCAGCCCATACGCGAGGGTCGTATTAATGCCGTTCGTCCCGGACAGCAGCGGCTCGTTTACGCCGTCCCCTCGAACATCGCGTCCGCGGACGTCTTCTCGCGGTTGAACGACGTCACCGTCGCGCGAATCACGTCCCCCTCCGAGACTGCGTCGGGGACGTCCTCGGTGAACAGCACGAACCCCTCGACTTTGCCGACGGCAACGCGTTCGCCGGAGTGATGGTCGGTGAACTCCGTGATTCCAAACTCGTAGGTCTCCCCAAGTTCGACCGGCGGGTCGCGTTCCTGCGCAGCCTCGTGGGCGCGCTTTGACTCGCTGCTGCCCGAGGACAGCCGTCGCCAGAGCAGCAGTGTAGCGAGTACGACGATAGCTGCGCCGACGCCGGCGGCGACCAGCACATAGTCCATGCCGTACGCCTCGCAGTCGAGGGCCTACAATCCGTCGAATATGGGCGTGCCAGCCATTGGTTCGTACGGCGTAGGTGTTCCGGCGGGAACCGTGGCCGGACCCTGTTTTTTGTGAGTGGTCGCCGTACGTGGGTGTATGCCGATGAAAGCCACCGGGACTGCGACCGGGTACGCGGAGATCGACCGCTTCGACGACGGCGTCGGGTGGATCGCCCACCCTAATGAGGAGATGCGACGGGCGAGTCATGCGTTGCGTGTGCCCGCGGGTGAGCCGGGCACCGACGACGCGAGCGGCGGAGCCGGGAGCACCGACGACGGCGATGTCTGGATAATTGATCCCGTGGGCGCCGACGGCGTTGACGACCTGTTCGCGGAGTTCGGCGACGTCCGCGGCGTGGTCGTGCTGATGGACCGCCACGGCCGGGACGCCGCAGCGGTCGCACAGCGCCACGACGTGCCGATTTTCGTGCCGTCGTTCGTGGACCCCGGCATCGACGCCCGCACTCAGCCCGTGACCGACCGCCTGCCGGGCACCGACTTCGAGGTCGTGCGGACCGTCGACTGGCCGGGCTGGGACGAGGCCGCGCTCTTCGACGGCGAGACGCTCGTCGTCGGCGACGCCGTCGGCACGGCCACATACTTCACGACCGGCGACGAGCGCGTCGGCGTCCACCCGATGCTGCGCGTGAAGCCGCCGCGCGCGCTCGAAGGGCTCCGGCCGGAGCGCATCCTCGTCGGCCACGGGGAGGGCGTGATGCGCGACGCAACGAGTGCGCTGGAGTACGCGCTCGACGGCGCGCGGCGCCGCGCGCCGAAGGCGTGGCTGGACGCCGTGCGGTCGATGGTGTAGGGTCACGCTGTTACTCAGGTTCGGGGCGATTGGGTGGGTCGCGTCGAGCTTAACCAACACTCGCCCGCTATCGCCCGCCACTGTTGGTTAAGGCCGAGACTGGGGGACGTGTCGAACCCTCGCTTGAGAGCGCCCCAGTGCTCGAACGTTTTGGAGGACGCGCTGGCGTTCGCTCGTGGCGTGACGCTACAGGCTACCAACCGATGACGTAGTCGTGGTGACTGTCTACGAGGGCGTTCGCCGTAATCCGAGTGCCGATACACCTATTCATTTGCAGTTACAATATAGTTACAACGATGGCTGTCCGCTTCGACGACTACGACCCAGACGACGGTCGAATCGACGTCTCGGACGGGACGAACGCCCACACCATCCTCTCGTTTCTCGCCGAGAATCCTGACCTCGGGTTCACGCCCAAGGAAATCCACGAGCAGACTGGTGTGCCCCGCGGGAGCGTCGGGAGCACGCTCGCTCGCCTCGAGGAGCATGGCCTCGTCCGACACAAAGGTGATTACTGGGCAGTCGCCGAAGACGACCGCCTCGGCTCGATCGTCGCGATGAACCACTCGTTCGACGCGTTCGCAGCGTACACCGACCGATACGCGGACAACGACGACTGGGCTGCGGACCTCCCCGACCTCGACGAGAACCACGACGTGGACACGGAGGCCTAGCTTGTGGCGTACGCACAGGGCGCAATCGTTGTCGGGGCCGACCCTTTCGGCGGGAGTCAACAGCGCCCGTATCTCGTGCTCTCGAACACGACGCATCCGTTCCACGGCACCGAGTATCTCGCTGCGCTCGTGACGACCACCGAGCGAGCGCAGGCAGTTCCGCTGGCTGGCGCGTACGCCGAAGGCCAACTCCCCTACGAGTCCTACGTCAACCCCGGGAATATTCTCACACTGAAGGAGACTGCCATCGAGAAGCGCGTCGCCCAAGCCACCGTAGACGTTGTCGCATCAACCATCGACGAACTCACTGCGTACGTCGCGCCCGAATCGACACTGTAGTCGTTCAAGGTGCGACATCGGGACTGTGCCTGCAGAGATTCGACGGTGACCGTGCACTGAAGCCACGCACATCCCGACAGATCGCTGCGCCGGATTCGACCAAGGACACCTACAGAGGCTCTCAGTCCGCAACAACCCCATCCGAAGCGTCTGTAGCACAGGCGCAGCCAGACGCTGGAGAAGTACTCTCGAAGCACGACTGGCACACGGATTTAGGCGCGTGAGCCAGAGCTAGCACTCGCTGGGACCCGACACACCGAGCGATCGTGGCGGTTCGTGGTACAGACCCGTGCTGTCACGTGGTTTTCGCAACCGGGATCGGCGAATCGTCCTCACCCGTGCGTCAGTGGGTGATTGTACTAGGTGGCCGCCGTCTGGTGGTTCGCAGCGACTGCAGTGGTCGTCGTCCGTTCGACAGCCGGAATTCGTTGTAAATATTTCCAACACTAGCGTCGTCTATGCTCGCTTTTGCCGATGTACACACTGCTTCACTCTGGCGAATCGGCGAGTCGGCGAAACATTCCACGATAGCTAATATGTTCTCAGACGGAGATTCCTAATCGTACGTTGCAGCGGCTGTCACCCAGGATTAGTGTGGTCGTGCTGACTGCCCGTCCTCGTTGGCGGCCTTGCGTATCGCGTCGCTCGCTACGAACAGTGACAACCCCGGTTCTTGCGGACGATTCGTTCTCTGTAGTTCGGTGTCGGTCTGGACGCGAAGCGTCGACCTGCAACGCCCGTCCGTTCTCGCCAACCGAGCGCGACTGCTCGTCGCGGAGGCGGTCGATGGTGTGCAGTCGCGGTCGCCACCTATTCGACGCGTGAGGACCAAACGTGGCTATGGACGTACTCGTTGCTGGTTCGCACGGCCAGGTTGGACAGCATCTCACGGAACGGCTCGCGGATGGCGAGCACCGCGTCTACGGGATGGTCCGGGACGAAGCCCAGACCGACGACATCGCGGCGCTCGGTGCCGAGCCAGTCGTCGCAGACCTAACGGAGTCAGTCGCGCACGCCGTCGATGGCTGCGACGCCGTCGTGTTCGCCGCCGGGTCGGGCGGTGAAGCGGTCGAAGCCGTTGACCGCGACGGCGCGATTCGGCTCGTCGACGCCGCCGCGGACGCGGGTGTCGAGCGCTTCGTGATGTTGAGTTCGATGTTCGCCGACCAGCCTGCGGCCGCGCCGGAGCCGCTGCGCGACTACCTGCGCGCGAAGGGCGCAGCCGACCGATACCTCCGCGAGAGCGACCTGACGTACACCGTGGTCCGCCCCGGCGAACTCACGACCGAGCCGGCGACGGGCCGGATTCGCACGGCCGCCGACCTCTCGCAGACAGACGGCGACGTGCCCCGCGAAGACGTCGCGCACACCCTCGCAGCGACGCTCACCACCGAGGCGACGTACGGCGAAACCTTCGAGGTGCTGTCCGGGGACGAACCGGTCGAAGCGGCGCTGACCGACCCGTTACGCGAGTGACGACGGTGCCCGCTCAGTCCTCGCGCAGCCGGTCGATGCGCTGGCGCTGCTCGCGGTGCAGCGAGACCATAATATCGGAGACCACGCCGAACATCACCAGCTGGACGCCCAGCAGGAGGAGGACGCCGGCGACCATCGTGAGCGCTTCGTGGGAGATGTTCTTCACGAACCAGTCGTAGCCGACGTAGCCCGCGAGCGCGACGCCGGCGGTGCCGAAGACGGCGCCGACGCTCCCGAAGTAGAACAGGGGGTTGGAGGTCTTCGCAAGGCTGTACAGCGTGAAAATGATTCTGCCGCCGTCCGAGATCGGGTGGAGGTTCGTCTCCGAGCCCTCGGGTCGAGCGCGGTACGTCGTCGGCACCACCTCGACGGGAATGTTGTGGCGCGCGCATTCGACGGCCATCTCCGTCTCGATGCCGAACCCCTCCGCGGAGAGGAACATCTGCTCGAACGACTCGCGGGTGAATGCACGGTACCCCGAGAGGATGTCCCCATACTCTTCGCCGTGAATGCGGTGGAACGCCCGGTTGATGAGACGGTTGCCAAACTGGTTGAGTTTCGTCATCGCGCCCGGCTGCATGTCCGCCGTGCGGTCGCCGACGACGTGGTCGGCGCGTCCCTCGACGAGCGGGTCGAGGAGGCGCGGCGCTTGCTCTGGTGGGTTCGTGGCGTCGCCGTCGAGCAAGAGGACGTACGTCTCGTCGATGTGTTCGACGCCCTCACGGACTGCTTGTCCTTTGCCGGAGCCGGTTTGTTCGATGACGTCCGCGTCGTGCTCGCGTGCGATCCTTTGGGTATCGTCCTCGGAGTGGCCGTCGACGACGAGAACGTGGCCGATGCCGACGTCGTAGAGCCCGTCCACGACGCTGCCGATGGTCGTCGCCTCGTTCCGCGTCGGAACGAGCGCGCACACGTCCTCGTAGTCGGTCATTACCGGGAGTGGTTGGTCGGAGCGCAAAAACGTATTCCTTTCAAATATTGGCGGAGGGGTTTTACCCCGACGTATGCTACTCCAACATATGAACACACTCGCAGTGGCCGCGCTCGCGCTTCTCGCGGTGACGGCCGCACCCTACGTCGGCTATCTCGCGCTCTACGCGTGGGTTCGGCCGTCAGGGTCGCCGGCGGACAAGCGGGAGTCCGAACCCTCGGTCAGCATTGTCCTCCCGACGTACAACGAGGAGAAAATCGTCGAGACGAAACTCAACGACATCCTCGAACTCGACTATCCAATGGAGAAAGTGGAGTTGGTGGTCGTCGACTCCTCGACGGACGACACGCAAGACATCATCCGCGAGTACTTCGCGGAGTTGGACGCCCCGGAGCTCGTGTTGCTCGAAGAGGACGAGCGCCGCGGGCTCGCCCCCGCACTCAACGACGCCTACGCGGCGGCGTCGAATGAGATGGTCGTGAAGACGGACTGCGACTCAAAACTCCCGCCAAATGTTCTCAGGGAGGCTGCTGCGAATCTCGCCGACGATGATATTGCGGCGGTGACTGGTCGGAACGTCGAAGTCCTGGGTGGCAGCGAGGTGGAGTCGGGCTATCGCGGCGTGCAGTCACATATCCAGCAGTTGGAGTCGCACCTCGACTCGACGCTCATCTTCCACGGGCCGTTCTCCGCGTTCGAGAACGACGCCATCCTCCCTATCGACCCGAATTCGCTGGCCGATGACACGGAGCTTGCGTTGAAGATTCGCCGGCAAGGTGGCCGCGTCATCTTCGACCCCGCCGTGCAATACATGGAAGCCAGCTTCTCGGACTTCGTGAAGCGCCGCAAACAGAAAGACCGCCGTGGGATGGGCTTGATTCGGTTGTTAGTGCAGCACCGGGACGCGCTCGGGAAGTACGGGAAGTACGGCAAGGTCGTGTTGCCGTTCAACTGGTGGTTCATGATCGTCTCCCCGTGGCTGCTGGCCGCAACGCTCGTCGTCGGGACTGGTGCAGCCTTCTCGCTGTTCGGTGTGGGTGGGCTGGTGTTGCCCGCCGCCATCGCGGCGTTCGCGTACCTCGGGCAGAAAGACGTACTCGGGCCGGCGCAGGCGCTGTACTCGATTTTCGACACGCAGGTGTCGCTGGTGCGGGCAAGCGTGGAGTTGCTGCGCGGGAGGGGTGACGGCACGTGGGAAGTTGACGCGGAACTGCGCGAGGCGTTCGAATGAAAAACGATAATCACGCAGGGCGGAGGACGGGACGATAATGGCTGACGACGTCGAGGAGCCGGACGTCTCTGTCGCGATTCTCCATGACCGATTCCCCGGAATCGGTGGTGGGGAGAAGTTCGCTATCGAGGCGGCACGCGTACTTGACGCCCCGATATACACGATGTACGTCTATCCGGAAACGGACATCCCGGATGATATTGAAGTTATCCCGATACGCCAGGACAAGTACACTGGGTTCCTCTCCCGGCGGATTCTCGGATGGAAAAACGAGGGCTCGAATCCACTCGAAACGTTGAGCGTCGCGATGGACATGACGGACGCACACTCAGACCTCGTCGATTATGACGTGATTCTTTCGAGTGCGCCGCTCAGCAAGAACTACGTCCCAACGACGGACCAGCGCGTCGTGCACTATCCACACAGTCCACCTCGCTGGCTGTACGACCTCTTTCGGGACCGGATGGAGTCGTTCGATTATCCTGGGATTCGGTTCGTGTTGAAGGCGTACGCGAAGTGGTGGCGTGCTCTCGACAAGGAGGCCAACGACTACGTCGACACGTTCGTCGCTAACAGCGAGCTGATTCGGGACCGAATTCGTCGATTCTACGACGAGGATGCGGAGGTCGTGTATCCCCCGATTACGGGCGATTGGCGGAACGAAGGCGACAACGGATACTTCATCACGTGGTCGCGGCTCGCACCCGAGAAGCGTATCGACTTGATCGTCGAGGCGTTTACCGAGTTAGACGAACGGCTTATTGTGGCCGGCGACGGAGAGCAACGCGAGAAGCTAGAAGAGATGGCGCGAGGTCACGACAACATCGAGATTCGAGGATACGTCGACGACATCGAGTCCCTCGTAGCGAGCGCGACGGCGGTCATCTACGCCCCGAAGCAGGAGGACTTCGGGATGGTTGGTGCGGAGGCGATGATGGCCGGGAAACCGTTGCTCGGGGTTGATGAGGGGTTCACGGCCTATCAGGTTGAAGAAAACGTGACAGGTTTGCTGTTTGAGCCCACTGTGGGATCGATTCGTGAGACTGTTCGGTCGTTCGAAGCTACAGAATACGATGCAGGTAAGATTCAGGACGAAGGTAATCGATACCAGTACAGTGAGTTTGAGGCGGGGATTCGTCACGCTGTCCGCTGTGGGGACTGACCTCTGTCCCCGGTCAATTATTGGCGCTCTCTACGATTGGCTGTAAGATCGAGCGAACCGTATGCCGGAACTGAGAGCTGATAGCCGTCAAGGAGATGAAGTAGGTGACGACACCTAGACTCACAACCACGAGGAGTGCAACGACGCTTCGTGAGGCAACGACGTGTTCCGCACCCGTCACAACAGCGAACATGGTCAATGCAGCGATGACTTGATGTAGGAGCGGCCTTGGATAAAGCTCCACGCCTTGGGTCGAGTCCCGAACGACGGACGCACTCATCGCGAAACGGAGAGATTCGGCGGCGATCGTTGCGATGACCGCCCCGAGCGTTCCAATTTCTACCACCAAGAGGAATCCGAGGAGCAGGTTCAGACTCAGTGTCACTGCATCGATTCGAAACACCTTGTCTGGGCGGTCCATACCGAATAGAGTCTGCCGATAGATCGAGCTCTGTGACCGGACAACTTGATACAGGGCTAACCCAACGAGCAAGGTTGCCGCCGACCGGAAAGCCGGTTCGTATACGGTGATGATGAGCCATTCAGGGATTGCCAGCGCGCCGAAAAAGATCGGAAGGGATAGTAAACTCCCGAACGAGAGTGTGTTCGTTAGCTCTCTGCTGAAGGACTCGGAACGACTGTGTAGATTACTTATCTCGCTCATGAGTCCGGAGCTTGCGACTTGTGAGAGGAATATCGCTGGAACCGTTAGTTTCAGTGCCGCCTGATAGTAGCCGACTGCGTTCTGCGTGACGAGGAACCCGATTAGAATCATGTCGTACTCGCTGTAGACCTTCCCGATAAACGATGTAGGGACCATGTACTTTGTGTACTCCCAGAGTGACTGAATCGTCTCCCTTGATGGGATCGACGGCTTGACGCGGAGCGCGTGCTGCGTCAGCGGCAAGCACAGTAGTGTCGCTCCGACAGTACCGTAGATGACGCCTGATGCTCCGAACCCAAGCAGAATTAGGGAGAGCTGTAAGCCGAGTGTAAGAACTGATCGAACCGTATCAATCCATATTTGTCGGCTAAGAAGCCCACGAGCCGCCAGTAATGTCTGGTATGGAGAAAACAGCACCAGCGCAGACATCAGTCCAATCAGGAGCCACGCTGCGTTTTCGAGGCCAGTGTAGGTGACGAGGTGACGTTCGACCGCGAGCGCCGCAATCGCAGTCGTCGCGATGACGGCGATATTGAACAGTCCGACAGCGCCCACAATTTCCCGGTTGTCGATGTCTGCTTCCGCGAACCGGCGTTTGGCCGCCCCCTCATATCCAGTTATTTGTTTCAACACCCCTACTACCGAGATAAGGAGGTAGACCCCGCCGAAGTCAGTCGGGCCGAGTACCCGCGCGAAGACAATAATTCCGACGAACCCCAGTATCGCCTGAATAAACTTGGCGGTGGCAGCCTTAGTGACCTCGAACCCAAAATTCTCGTATAATTTCTCTGCCATCGTTAGGTAATGTGGGCGTTCACCGCCTCATGCCCGATATCCCAACGCTTCGAGGTTTTCATCGACTGAGGATCCCTCCGGATGGTCTGTCGCTGTGACACCCGCGTCGACAATCGATTTCCGTTCGTTGCCTTCAATTACAGCCCATGGGACATCCACCAGCGATGGTATACGGACCCCCCCGGGGTGCCCATACACGCGCATCGGGAGGACTGGTGCTCGCTCACCGAGGGCATTTCCATGGTCACTGGTAACAACCGTCCGCCCTGGGATGTGTTTGAGGAGTGTTTCCAGTTCTTCGAGTACGAGACGCAGATTGTCCGCGTACAGTGACCATATTTCCTCGCGTGTAGCCTCACCTCGTGCGAGCGCCTTCCATGGGTTCCGTTTGGTCGCCGCGTCGAAGGGGCTGTCCGCTCCGAGAAATGGCCGGTGTGGTTGCAGGTAGTGAACGAGTAGTCGTTTGTCAGGATGTCGTTCCGCCGCGTCGAGGGCTCGCGACGTCATCTCTTCGGGGGTCACAACGTTGTCGACTTCATCCCAGACTTCCACCATCTCGTGGAACGTGTCGTCCACCACCTGTGAAACCCACCCGTTCGACGAGAGATACACCGTGTCGCCTAGTTCGCGGCCGGCGAAGTTTTCGCGTGCCCACTCCGGAGTTTTACTTCCCAGACTCGTGACACGGTTGTATTCGTCGAACCGATTCAAGTCCGCAACCTCCTCGAATAGGTCGGCGCGGCACCCATCAAGGACGATTAGGTTGTCCCAGTCCTCCTCCATCAGCCGAATTGACCCCCGCTTTGTCGGATACAGATTCGTGTGAAACGGGCCTAGGACGTGGTTCGCGAGGCGGTGTCGCCACCAGAAGCTGTCGTCATAGTTCTCCCGGATCTCGTCGTATGCGTACGAAAGTTTCTCGATCATCACTTGTATCCAAGGTCCTGCAAGTCCTCTTTGAGGGCGTCAGTTCGGTACACTGTATCGGGGTCGAAACGATTCCATCGTCTAGTGAGTTCTCCCCGGGCCGAAACGTTGTTAGCGTCGATGCAGTCTCCGTTGAGCGTACGGAAATCTGTGCCATTATAGAGATACTCCTCGTCCATGACAGCCTTCTCTTCACCGTATGTCGCGTAGGCGTGCGTCCGGTTGAACTCCCCCTTCCCGAACGGTTCGCCCAGCATTATGGACCCGATGTCGATGTGCGAGACGACCGTCCCGCTGTCCCAGTTCACGTTCCGCGTTCCGAACGGGACCCTGAGTAATTCTGGTGCCATCACCCCCGGATGACCCCACGACGGCTCATAGTCCTCGCCCAGCAACTCACCGTGGTCAGCGGTGAAAACGACCTCCGTGTCCGACGACAGGCTGTCCCACAGGTCCGAGAGTGTGGCGTCGAGTTCTCGAATCTCTTGTTCGTACGCCCTCCCGACGAGTGTCTCATCCTCTTTTGACCCATTTCCGTTTAGCACCCGTCGGCTAGCGTTCTGAGCTTCGACCCGCCCCATCTCCCCGTCATCAGGCTCATAAGGATGATGTGGTTCCATGAGGTGAATCCATCCCAGCCACTCGTCACGTCCCTCAATTTGTGTCAGCAGCGTTTCGATGACGTCCTCGGCGGGGCGGAATGTCCGCCCGACATCTTTGAACTGGTTTCGAACGCTCTGGAGCGCGTTCCAGCCGGTCGAGAGCAGTCGATGGTGGATCGTCCCCGGCGTGACAGCCTTCTCGACTCGCTGCTTGAGGCCCATGTCGCCCGGGTTCGGGGCTTCGAAGTAGTCGAAGGCGTGACCATATCCGTACCGCTCCGAGAGCAGGTGGTTCGTGGAGATGCCGACAGTGTAGCCATCGAACTCGGCGGCGAATTCGGCCATCTCGTCAATACCGCCCGGAGTGGGGTACTGTCCTGTGAGAATCCCGGGGAAGCTTCCCGGAGTCGCGGTGCTGACCGCGAACGCCGTCTCGTGAGAAGCATCGAGATAATCCTGTGTCGCTGGCATCAGGTGGTACTTATCGTACCGGAGGGAGTCCACCGTTACCAGCAGCTTCCCAGACATGGCGACAACTTCCTCTTCGAGGATTATAAGTGCGGCTTTTCAGGTGGGAACCGGGCCAGTGATCCGATGACATAATAATCGCAGATTCACATTCCATTCGTCCAGTGGAGCGAAACTAGTTATATTGAGGGACACCTCCTCAAAGGTACCATCTAAACATTAAAGGGGATGCCTCGCCTATTATTTTCTAATTTCAGTGATGTTTAGGAATCTTTTCCAGCCAGTATACGACCAATTTCGGACAGTGTTACCGCGGAAGCAGAGCACCTGTAATGGCGTCAAGACTCGACGCGCCTACTTATTCGACCGGACAACGAAGTGGCCGGACTACGAGGAGGAACTTCTCGCGACGCTGCGAACGCACGTTACCCCAGATGACTCCGTTGTTATCGTCGGTGGAGGCTGGGGCGTTTCAGCAGTTACCGCCGCAGAACGAGGCGCCACGGTGACGGTTTATGAACCGAGCAATGAGCAGGTAGAGCGGGTCAAGGAAACAGCGGACCTCAACGACGTGGTTGAGTCGGTCACGGTTCAGCACGCAAAAGTCGGTGAAACCGGCGAGGTGTGGGGAAAAAGCTCGGCGTCCGTCGTATCACCAAGCGACCTACCGGAATGTGACCTTCTCGAACTCGACTGTGAGGGGGCGGAGTTGGAAATACTCCGTGCGATAACGGTTACGCCGGATGTCATCGCCGTCGAGTGTCATCCAAGCCACGGTGTGTCTGAGGACGATGTACGAGCCGTGATGACTGACCTCGGCTACGAAATCACGAATAGGGCTCACGAGAGCCAGTCGGACAGCGTTGTCATACTCACTGGGGAGTTGCATTCGGGCTCCTAGATGGGATCCCAAGTCTCGTCAATCGACCATCGCAGTCTCAGATATGTTCTGTGTGAAAATTGTCTCTAAGAAGATAGAGGTATTTGTTACGATGACTTGAGACGATTAACGATACGAACTTCGCATTTCGTCACGGCTCCCCTTCAGAACACGCGACTCGAAGATACCTACTATTATTTTCGGTTTCAGATTGCTGAAGACGAGCTGGTCTCTATCCCAGTTCCGAACGTCGCGTCGATCTGACGGCCCCGTCAAATCCCAATCCTACACCTGAATACGGCGTGGTGACGAGTATGAACCGAATCTCGTCTCGAAATTGGAAACTGGTTTGAGTGAAATTAACGATTTTATGAGATTGAGGATCGATTCGGATTTTTATCAAATACTCGGATCTGGTTGGCGCTCAGCCAGAGTATATCCGCTCATGCGAGGTGAACTAATGTCGCTACTATCTGTTACAGGAGAACCTTAGTCACGGGGGCAAGTCGTCCATTCCTGTGTAGATTCGTCGACCGGTGGTGATTAGCGAGTGTCAACAGATATACGGACCGTCACAAGTCACCCCACAGTCGTTAAAATCAATGCCAAGGGCGCAGAGAATGACGTTCTTTAGGGGTTGATAACGATAAGAGAATTCCCCGAAACTTTACGTCGAAATCCATCCGCAACTACTGGCTCAGTTCGGACGTACCGATGAAACT
Protein-coding sequences here:
- a CDS encoding glycosyltransferase, translating into MNTLAVAALALLAVTAAPYVGYLALYAWVRPSGSPADKRESEPSVSIVLPTYNEEKIVETKLNDILELDYPMEKVELVVVDSSTDDTQDIIREYFAELDAPELVLLEEDERRGLAPALNDAYAAASNEMVVKTDCDSKLPPNVLREAAANLADDDIAAVTGRNVEVLGGSEVESGYRGVQSHIQQLESHLDSTLIFHGPFSAFENDAILPIDPNSLADDTELALKIRRQGGRVIFDPAVQYMEASFSDFVKRRKQKDRRGMGLIRLLVQHRDALGKYGKYGKVVLPFNWWFMIVSPWLLAATLVVGTGAAFSLFGVGGLVLPAAIAAFAYLGQKDVLGPAQALYSIFDTQVSLVRASVELLRGRGDGTWEVDAELREAFE
- a CDS encoding SDR family oxidoreductase, yielding MDVLVAGSHGQVGQHLTERLADGEHRVYGMVRDEAQTDDIAALGAEPVVADLTESVAHAVDGCDAVVFAAGSGGEAVEAVDRDGAIRLVDAAADAGVERFVMLSSMFADQPAAAPEPLRDYLRAKGAADRYLRESDLTYTVVRPGELTTEPATGRIRTAADLSQTDGDVPREDVAHTLAATLTTEATYGETFEVLSGDEPVEAALTDPLRE
- a CDS encoding TRAM domain-containing protein, translated to MDYVLVAAGVGAAIVVLATLLLWRRLSSGSSESKRAHEAAQERDPPVELGETYEFGITEFTDHHSGERVAVGKVEGFVLFTEDVPDAVSEGDVIRATVTSFNREKTSADAMFEGTA
- the aglJ gene encoding S-layer glycoprotein N-glycosyltransferase AglJ, which produces MTDYEDVCALVPTRNEATTIGSVVDGLYDVGIGHVLVVDGHSEDDTQRIAREHDADVIEQTGSGKGQAVREGVEHIDETYVLLLDGDATNPPEQAPRLLDPLVEGRADHVVGDRTADMQPGAMTKLNQFGNRLINRAFHRIHGEEYGDILSGYRAFTRESFEQMFLSAEGFGIETEMAVECARHNIPVEVVPTTYRARPEGSETNLHPISDGGRIIFTLYSLAKTSNPLFYFGSVGAVFGTAGVALAGYVGYDWFVKNISHEALTMVAGVLLLLGVQLVMFGVVSDIMVSLHREQRQRIDRLRED
- a CDS encoding MarR family transcriptional regulator, which codes for MAVRFDDYDPDDGRIDVSDGTNAHTILSFLAENPDLGFTPKEIHEQTGVPRGSVGSTLARLEEHGLVRHKGDYWAVAEDDRLGSIVAMNHSFDAFAAYTDRYADNDDWAADLPDLDENHDVDTEA
- a CDS encoding glycosyltransferase, encoding MADDVEEPDVSVAILHDRFPGIGGGEKFAIEAARVLDAPIYTMYVYPETDIPDDIEVIPIRQDKYTGFLSRRILGWKNEGSNPLETLSVAMDMTDAHSDLVDYDVILSSAPLSKNYVPTTDQRVVHYPHSPPRWLYDLFRDRMESFDYPGIRFVLKAYAKWWRALDKEANDYVDTFVANSELIRDRIRRFYDEDAEVVYPPITGDWRNEGDNGYFITWSRLAPEKRIDLIVEAFTELDERLIVAGDGEQREKLEEMARGHDNIEIRGYVDDIESLVASATAVIYAPKQEDFGMVGAEAMMAGKPLLGVDEGFTAYQVEENVTGLLFEPTVGSIRETVRSFEATEYDAGKIQDEGNRYQYSEFEAGIRHAVRCGD
- the aglM gene encoding UDP-glucose 6-dehydrogenase AglM, producing MNVSIVGSGYVGTTVAACFADLGHSVVNVDVDEDIVDTINDGRAPIHEPGLEERIAEHAGDQLRATTDYDAVRETDVTFLALPTPSEEDGRIDTSIMQAGAESLGEALAGKDDHVVVVKSTVVPGTTEDVVAPALERGGFDGATLAMNPEFLRMGTAVEDFLHPDKVVYGATDEAAYDVLHDVYEPLVDAADGDPAVVETGLREAEMIKYANNGFLAAKVSLINDIGNICKEFGVDAYKVADAIAHDDRISGQFLRSGVGWGGSCFPKDTAAIISAAKDEGYDPAVLEAAVEVNDRQPERLLSLLDDHVDVDGERVAVLGLSFKPGTDDIRGTRAIPVIDGLHDRGADVVAYDPVATEKMAEKRPDVEYTDSARAALDGASGAVFVTDWDEFAALDEEFDAMAEPVVVDGRRIVERRDGITYDGLTW
- a CDS encoding type II toxin-antitoxin system PemK/MazF family toxin, with protein sequence MAYAQGAIVVGADPFGGSQQRPYLVLSNTTHPFHGTEYLAALVTTTERAQAVPLAGAYAEGQLPYESYVNPGNILTLKETAIEKRVAQATVDVVASTIDELTAYVAPESTL